A stretch of DNA from Candidatus Poribacteria bacterium:
CTGCCGCAACCGCGACAGTACAGATGGTCCGTTTCGGCGGCATAGCGCTCCAGCAGATTCCACTCGGCGCGAGACAGCTTCCGGTCCTTGGCGGCGGCGGCGTTGTCCGTGACCTGCTCCAGGTTCGCCATCTTCGAGACGGCGACGTTCACGCGCCGATCCGCCCAGACCGCCTTGAGCGCCACCAGCGGCTTGGCGACTCCCTGAGCCTCGAACTCGTCGAACCGTGGCACTGCGCCTGCGCCCGTCTTCATCGCGACGATTCCGACTTCCGCCTTGGCGCACAGGTCGAGCGCCTTCGCGAGCGCGTCGTCGTCGTAGTCGCGGAAGTTGTATTTGATCATGAACAGATCGACGAAGCCGCAAGACGCCGCCTTCTCGAGGACGGCGACCAGGTTCGAGTCGTGGCACGAGAACCCGAAGAACCGCACCTTCTTCGACTTCTTCAGCGCTTCCGCCGTCGCCTTAAGCTCGTCATCGAGCCGATCCGGGTTGTTCAGGTTGTGCAGGAAGAGCGCGTCGATGTAGTCCATCTGCAATCGCTCAAGGCTGGCATCCAGCCGCGACGCCAGGTTGGACGGGTTGTGGTCTCCCGACTTCGTGACGATGAACGCCTTCTTGCGCTCCACGCCGCCGGCTGCGAAGACCTTGCCGATCTCACGCTCGCTGTTGCCGCCGTCGTACCCTTCCGCCGTGTCGATGTAGGTCACGCCCTTAGACATGGCGGTTGTCAACAGGCGCGGAGCCTTGGCGACGGTTCCCGATCCTCCGAATCCGAGAATCGACACCTTCTCCTTGGTCTTGCCGAGAACCGACAAGGGCATACCGTCCGTGCCGACAAGAGCCTTGTCGGCTTCAGCCGCCCCCCTGGCGGAACCCGCCACGGCGAGCGTGGCTCCGGCGACGCTGGACTTGATGAGAAACTCTCGACGAGACCATCGAGTGGTCATCTGGTGGTTTCCTTCCCTAAGCAGAGGATCGCGGACTCGCGGAACGGTGCGGCTAGCTGGTGAGAAGCAGGCGACGGTCGGTCGAACGCGTTTCGCCGACGGCGGTCACGCGGACGGCGCGCTCGTCGCGCACCGGGCACTCGTGCTCGCAGATGCCGCACCCGATGCACCGGGTGGGATCCACGTAGGGACGATGGAGCTCCAGCGCCTGTCCGATGCGCGTCGTCACCGTGACAGGTCGCGTGAAGATGGCTTTGGGCGACACCGGACACACCTCTTCGCAGACGACGCAGGGCGTGTCCATCGCCCACGGGAGGCAACGACCTCTGTCGTAGAACGCGGTTCCGAGGCGGACGCGTCCTCGCTCGCTGAACTCGCCGAGCCCGAGCTTCTGCGGGATCGAGATGCGTTGGATCGCGCCGGTCGGACAGACTTGCCCGCAGAGCGTGCAGTTGAGCTCGCAGTAGCCCATACGCATGTTGAGGATCGGGGTCCAGATGCCTTCGACTCCGGCTTCGAAGAGCGCGGGCTGGAGCGTGTTCGTAGGGCACACTCGCAGGCATTGGTCGCACTTGATGCAGCGTTCCAGGAATAGCGATTCCGCCACCGATCCTGGCGGGCGAATGACTTGCTTGTCGAAGTCCTTGGTGGTCGCGCCGCTCCGGCGAGCGAACGGGAAGAACAGCAGACCCGCGACGCCGGCGAACAGCAAGCGCCGACGCGCAACGTCGGGGTTCGTCACCTCGCCGGATCGGTCCGGGAGGAACCGGAACGCGAGGGCATCTTCCGGGCAGTCGTCGAGGCAGTTCATGCAGACGAAGCACTCGGACTTGCGGAGCTTCGCCTGGGGATCGCTCGCCCCCTCGCAGAAGCTTCGGCAGAGATCGCAGCCGTTGCACTTCTCGATGTCGCGATGGATCCGCCAGAGCGAGAATCGCGACAGCACACCGAGCGTCGCCCCTAGGGGGCAGAGCGCTCGGCAGAAGAAGCGCGGGATCACCAGATTCATGCCCACGAAGAAGACGAACAGGAACCCGACGACCCACGCCAGTCGGAACTCGTAGGGGCGCACGTAGACCGACTGGGTGAGGGTGTCGAGCGCAGGCAGGATCGCGACCGTCAAGGACCGCGACACCGTGGCAATCGGGTCGAGAAGCCCGATCTGCAGGCTGCCGAAGAGCGCGGCGACGACCATCGCCGCCAGCAGGTAGTACTTGAACGCGTAGAGGGGACGATACGAGTTGGCGATCAACCGACGCCTTATGTTCAGGTTGCTGGCGATCCAGCCTGTGAAGTGATGGATGGACCCGAAGGGGCAGATCCACCCGCAGAAGATCCTGCCTAGCAGCAGCGTCGGTATGAGCAGCACGAGCGACCATAGGAGCCCACGATACAGGCTGTGGGTCGTGATTGCCGTAGCGATGCCTACGAGGGGATCGGCTTCGAGGAACAGGGAGACGGGGTAGCCTCGCAGGTGACCGAACT
This window harbors:
- a CDS encoding aldo/keto reductase — its product is MTTRWSRREFLIKSSVAGATLAVAGSARGAAEADKALVGTDGMPLSVLGKTKEKVSILGFGGSGTVAKAPRLLTTAMSKGVTYIDTAEGYDGGNSEREIGKVFAAGGVERKKAFIVTKSGDHNPSNLASRLDASLERLQMDYIDALFLHNLNNPDRLDDELKATAEALKKSKKVRFFGFSCHDSNLVAVLEKAASCGFVDLFMIKYNFRDYDDDALAKALDLCAKAEVGIVAMKTGAGAVPRFDEFEAQGVAKPLVALKAVWADRRVNVAVSKMANLEQVTDNAAAAKDRKLSRAEWNLLERYAAETDHLYCRGCGSFCQSACGGMVAVADILRFRMYHDGYGDRELARELYRELPSASRDIAGVDFSAAEAACPHGLAIGDMLREAESALA
- a CDS encoding 4Fe-4S dicluster domain-containing protein; this encodes MARIRIVSQAVFFALFAFFAFVTEFGHLRGYPVSLFLEADPLVGIATAITTHSLYRGLLWSLVLLIPTLLLGRIFCGWICPFGSIHHFTGWIASNLNIRRRLIANSYRPLYAFKYYLLAAMVVAALFGSLQIGLLDPIATVSRSLTVAILPALDTLTQSVYVRPYEFRLAWVVGFLFVFFVGMNLVIPRFFCRALCPLGATLGVLSRFSLWRIHRDIEKCNGCDLCRSFCEGASDPQAKLRKSECFVCMNCLDDCPEDALAFRFLPDRSGEVTNPDVARRRLLFAGVAGLLFFPFARRSGATTKDFDKQVIRPPGSVAESLFLERCIKCDQCLRVCPTNTLQPALFEAGVEGIWTPILNMRMGYCELNCTLCGQVCPTGAIQRISIPQKLGLGEFSERGRVRLGTAFYDRGRCLPWAMDTPCVVCEEVCPVSPKAIFTRPVTVTTRIGQALELHRPYVDPTRCIGCGICEHECPVRDERAVRVTAVGETRSTDRRLLLTS